Genomic window (Bradyrhizobium sp. 186):
GAGCTTTCGCAGCATGAGGCGGATTGAGGCGAGGCGCAAGAACGCCAATGCCTTTCGGTTGAGGCACTCCCAATCCTTGGCCAAACGGCGGCAGCGGTTGAGCCAGGCGATGGTGCGTTCGACGATCCATCGCTTGGGCAAGATCGCAAAACTCTTTGCTGTATCGGAGCGCTTGACGATCTCGACGTCGATTTGCCGGAGGATTTTGCGAACGGCGGACTGAAAGATCGGCCCCTGATAGCCGCCGTCAGCATAGAGCTTCAGCAGGAATGGATGCAGGCCAAACAGCGTGGCCATCACCAGCACCCCACCGTCACGATCCTGGATGTCCGCCGAATGCACGAGGGCGTGGAGCAGCAAGCCTTGAGTATCGACTAGGATGTGGCGCTTCTTGCCCTTGATCTTCTTGCCCGCATCGTAGCCATGCGGGTCGATCCACGCCCCCCTTTTTCCGCGCTCTTGACGCTTTGACTGTCGATGATGGCGGCGCTCGGGCTGGGTTCTCGGTTAGCCAATTCTCGACATTGTACATAGAGCGCGTGATGGATGCGATCGAGCGTGCCGTTCCAAGCCCACAAGTCAAAATAGTCGTGCACCGTGCTGCGTGGCGGCAGGTCCTTCGGGATCGCTCGCCATTGGCAACCGGTGCTCAGCACATACATCAGGCCATTGATCACCTCGCGCACATCGACCGTGCGCTTGTTGCCGCCTCGCTTGGCTGGCGCAATCAGCGGCTCCACCAACGCCCATTCCTCATCAGTCAAATCGCTTGGATAGCGTAGCCGGCTTCGGTCGTAACGACCGCGGTTCTCCTTCGTCCACATGGGCGCCCCTTCGAATCGGACCGCCACCCTTGAATCACAAATGATTCCGATGATTCAAGATGTTCCCGGACAGACACTAACATTACAGTTGCCGTTTTGCTTTGAGATGCGCGCGCTGAGCGGCAGCCTGGTGAGCTCTGCGCCAGAATGACCATGCGATGACATGCGCGGGTTGGATCCGCTTTCGAGCAAGCCTGATGGCGATGCGGCGGATTTCCTGGATTGACCAACGGATCAGCGGCGGCGTGGGTGTGCTTTGGCTTTTGCCGGGGGGCGGCGTTTGGTTTTTTT
Coding sequences:
- a CDS encoding IS5 family transposase (programmed frameshift) produces the protein MWTKENRGRYDRSRLRYPSDLTDEEWALVEPLIAPAKRGGNKRTVDVREVINGLMYVLSTGCQWRAIPKDLPPRSTVHDYFDLWAWNGTLDRIHHALYVQCRELANREPSPSAAIIDSQSVKSAGKRGAWIDPHGYDAGKKIKGKKRHILVDTQGLLLHALVHSADIQDRDGGVLVMATLFGLHPFLLKLYADGGYQGPIFQSAVRKILRQIDVEIVKRSDTAKSFAILPKRWIVERTIAWLNRCRRLAKDWECLNRKALAFLRLASIRLMLRKLCQKTA